A single region of the Solwaraspora sp. WMMD406 genome encodes:
- the proC gene encoding pyrroline-5-carboxylate reductase, translated as MPPGLHKVAVIGAGKIGELVLSGLLRAGWPAARLLATTRRQDRAEELSIRYGVSVVDNITAVTEADVLAVAVKPQDAATLLDQIGPKVPADKLVVSLCAGLPTEFFARRLPEGTAVIRVMTNTPALVDRAMTAISPGRHATATHLALAEEMFQPLGATIQVPEGQQDAVTALSGSGPAYFYLLVEAMIDAGILLGLPRQVAHELIVQTAIGSAVMLRDSGEHPVKLREAVTSPAGTTISAIRELERHGVRAALLAALEAARDRARELAAQND; from the coding sequence ATGCCTCCAGGCCTGCACAAGGTGGCGGTGATCGGCGCGGGCAAGATCGGCGAGCTGGTGCTCTCCGGGCTGTTGCGGGCCGGCTGGCCGGCCGCCCGGCTGCTGGCCACCACGCGACGCCAGGACCGGGCCGAGGAGCTCTCCATCCGGTACGGCGTGTCGGTGGTGGACAACATCACCGCGGTGACCGAGGCCGATGTGCTGGCGGTAGCCGTCAAGCCGCAGGACGCGGCCACCCTGCTGGACCAGATCGGCCCGAAGGTTCCGGCCGACAAGCTGGTCGTTTCCCTCTGCGCCGGCCTGCCGACCGAGTTCTTCGCCCGCCGGCTGCCCGAGGGCACCGCGGTCATCCGGGTGATGACCAATACCCCGGCCCTGGTCGATCGGGCGATGACGGCGATTTCCCCGGGCCGCCACGCGACCGCCACCCACCTGGCCCTGGCCGAGGAGATGTTCCAGCCGCTCGGGGCGACCATCCAGGTGCCGGAAGGCCAGCAGGACGCGGTCACCGCGCTCTCCGGCTCCGGGCCCGCCTACTTCTATCTGCTCGTCGAGGCGATGATCGACGCGGGCATCCTGCTGGGCCTGCCGCGTCAGGTGGCACACGAGTTGATCGTGCAGACCGCGATCGGATCCGCCGTGATGCTGCGCGATTCGGGCGAACACCCGGTCAAGCTGAGGGAGGCCGTGACCTCGCCGGCCGGTACCACCATCTCGGCCATCCGCGAGCTGGAACGCCACGGTGTACGGGCCGCCCTGCTGGCCGCGCTGGAAGCCGCCCGGGACCGGGCGCGGGAACTCGCCGCCCAGAACGACTGA
- a CDS encoding polyadenylate-specific 3'-exoribonuclease AS has product MHRYFYDCEFVEDGRIVDLVSIGVVDEEGREFYAVSTEFDGSRAVPWVRRNVLDKLPSPADPAWRSRERIRDDLYQFLVAPLRDRSADEIELWAWYAAYDHVALAQLWGAMPALPREIPRFTKDLRQRWDDAGRPPLPSAAADRHDALVDARHNLARWQVIGQPDPG; this is encoded by the coding sequence ATCCACCGCTACTTCTACGACTGCGAGTTCGTCGAGGACGGTCGGATCGTCGACCTGGTCTCGATCGGTGTCGTCGATGAGGAAGGGCGCGAATTCTACGCCGTTTCCACCGAATTCGACGGCTCGCGCGCCGTGCCCTGGGTACGCCGCAACGTCCTGGACAAGTTGCCGTCGCCCGCCGACCCGGCGTGGCGATCACGGGAGCGTATCCGCGACGATCTCTACCAGTTCCTGGTCGCACCGCTCCGAGACCGGTCCGCCGACGAGATCGAGCTCTGGGCCTGGTACGCGGCGTACGACCACGTGGCGCTGGCGCAACTCTGGGGCGCGATGCCGGCCCTGCCCCGGGAGATTCCGCGGTTCACCAAGGATCTGCGGCAGCGCTGGGACGACGCCGGCCGGCCGCCACTACCGAGCGCGGCGGCGGATCGGCACGACGCGCTCGTCGACGCCCGACACAACCTGGCGCGGTGGCAGGTCATCGGGCAGCCGGATCCCGGATGA
- a CDS encoding 3-deoxy-7-phosphoheptulonate synthase class II — MGQEWHQLSYPAVGHPSLQTSRPTVDSVEDAALGLDRWRTLPRAQTPPWPDPAVVDEVCQVLDNVPSVVAPYEVDQLRERLALVCDGKAFLLQGGDCAETFTDNTESHLLANARTILQMAVVLTYGASLPVVKVARVAGQYTKPRSSPTDALGLPAYRGDMINSLDTTPQARVADPQRMIRAYANSAAAMNMLRAYLAGGLADLHAVHDWNKGFVKRSPAGERYEAIAREIDRALAFIRACGMTDDEALRTVTLYCSHEALALEYDRALTRISDDRAYGLSGHFLWVGERTRQIDGAHIDFISRIANPIGVKLGPGTSSEQALELCEKLNPDNVPGRLTLISRMGNHKVRDALPPIVEKVTAAGARVVWQCDPMHGNTHESSNGYKTRHFDRIVDEVLGYFEVHRGLRTHPGGLHVELTGEDVTECLGGAQAIEDIHLPDRYETACDPRLNTQQSLELAFLVAEMLRG; from the coding sequence ATGGGCCAAGAATGGCATCAGCTCAGCTACCCCGCCGTGGGCCATCCCAGCTTGCAGACCAGCCGCCCGACCGTGGACTCGGTCGAGGACGCGGCGCTCGGACTGGACCGGTGGCGGACCCTGCCGCGCGCGCAGACGCCGCCCTGGCCGGACCCGGCCGTGGTCGACGAGGTGTGTCAGGTGCTGGACAACGTTCCCTCGGTGGTCGCCCCGTACGAGGTCGACCAGCTGCGCGAACGGCTCGCCCTGGTCTGCGACGGCAAGGCGTTCCTGCTGCAGGGCGGTGACTGCGCCGAGACCTTCACCGACAACACCGAGAGTCACCTGCTGGCCAACGCCCGCACGATCCTGCAGATGGCGGTGGTGCTCACCTACGGCGCGTCGCTGCCCGTGGTCAAGGTCGCCCGGGTGGCGGGGCAGTACACCAAACCCCGGTCGTCGCCCACGGACGCGCTCGGCCTACCGGCATATCGCGGCGACATGATCAACTCCTTGGACACGACGCCGCAGGCGCGCGTCGCCGACCCGCAGCGCATGATCCGCGCGTACGCCAACTCGGCCGCCGCCATGAACATGCTCCGCGCCTACCTCGCCGGCGGACTGGCCGACCTGCACGCTGTTCACGACTGGAACAAGGGATTCGTCAAGCGCTCCCCGGCCGGCGAACGCTACGAGGCGATCGCCCGGGAGATCGACCGGGCTCTCGCCTTCATCCGGGCCTGCGGGATGACCGACGACGAAGCCCTGCGGACGGTGACCCTCTACTGCTCGCACGAGGCGCTCGCCCTGGAGTACGACCGGGCGCTGACCCGGATCTCCGACGACCGTGCCTACGGCCTGTCCGGGCATTTCCTCTGGGTGGGGGAGCGGACCCGACAGATCGACGGCGCGCACATCGACTTCATCTCCCGCATCGCCAACCCGATCGGCGTCAAGCTCGGCCCCGGCACCAGCTCCGAGCAGGCTCTGGAGCTGTGCGAGAAGCTCAACCCCGACAACGTCCCGGGCCGGCTCACGTTGATCAGTCGGATGGGCAACCACAAGGTCCGCGACGCCCTGCCGCCGATCGTGGAGAAGGTCACCGCCGCCGGCGCCCGGGTGGTGTGGCAGTGCGACCCGATGCACGGCAACACCCACGAGTCCTCCAACGGTTACAAGACCCGGCACTTCGACCGGATCGTCGACGAGGTGCTCGGCTACTTCGAGGTGCACCGGGGTCTGCGGACCCATCCGGGTGGCCTGCACGTCGAGTTGACCGGCGAGGACGTCACCGAATGCCTCGGCGGTGCCCAGGCGATCGAGGACATCCACCTGCCGGACCGCTACGAAACGGCCTGCGACCCCCGACTCAACACCCAGCAGTCGCTCGAACTGGCCTTCCTCGTCGCGGAGATGCTCCGTGGCTGA
- a CDS encoding 6-phosphofructokinase produces MRIGVLTGGGDCPGLNAVIRAVVRKGVASYGHEFIGFRDGWRGPLEGLSKPLGIDDVRGILPRGGTILGSSRTNPFKIDGGVERIKENLAGQGVDALVAIGGEDTLGVATKLHELGVQVVGVPKTIDNDLGATDYTFGFDTAVNIAMEAIDRLHTTAESHHRTLVVEVMGRHAGWIALHAGLAGGANVILLPEREFDVEQVATYVEKRFQKQYAPIVVVAEGAHPMAGQMVLQNQEVDSFGHVRLGGIGQWLAEQIEAKTGKEARTVVLGHIQRGGTPTAFDRVLATRLGLHAIDAANDGDWGKMVGIRGTDIVRVPLAEATRELKTVPLERYTEAEVFFGS; encoded by the coding sequence ATGCGTATCGGCGTGCTCACCGGTGGTGGCGACTGCCCCGGCCTGAACGCCGTGATCAGGGCGGTGGTGCGCAAGGGCGTCGCCAGCTACGGTCACGAGTTCATCGGATTCCGCGACGGCTGGCGCGGACCGCTGGAGGGGCTGAGCAAGCCTCTCGGCATCGACGACGTGCGGGGCATCCTGCCCCGGGGTGGCACCATCCTGGGCTCGTCCCGGACCAACCCGTTCAAGATCGACGGCGGGGTCGAGCGGATCAAGGAGAACCTGGCCGGCCAGGGGGTGGACGCCCTGGTGGCGATCGGCGGCGAGGACACCCTCGGCGTCGCCACCAAACTGCACGAGCTCGGCGTCCAGGTGGTCGGCGTGCCGAAGACGATCGACAACGACCTCGGTGCCACCGACTACACCTTCGGCTTCGACACCGCCGTCAACATCGCGATGGAGGCCATCGACCGGCTGCACACCACGGCCGAGAGCCACCACCGTACGCTGGTGGTCGAGGTCATGGGCCGGCACGCCGGCTGGATCGCGCTGCACGCCGGCCTCGCCGGTGGCGCGAACGTGATCCTGCTGCCCGAGCGTGAGTTCGACGTCGAGCAGGTCGCGACCTACGTCGAGAAGCGCTTCCAGAAGCAGTACGCCCCGATCGTGGTCGTCGCCGAGGGGGCACACCCGATGGCCGGCCAGATGGTCCTGCAGAACCAGGAAGTGGACTCCTTCGGGCACGTCCGGCTCGGTGGCATCGGCCAGTGGCTCGCCGAGCAGATCGAGGCCAAGACCGGCAAGGAGGCCCGGACCGTCGTGCTGGGCCACATCCAGCGCGGTGGCACCCCGACCGCCTTCGACCGGGTGCTCGCCACCCGGCTCGGCCTGCACGCCATCGACGCCGCCAACGACGGCGACTGGGGCAAGATGGTCGGCATCCGGGGCACCGACATCGTCCGGGTGCCGCTGGCCGAGGCGACCCGGGAGCTCAAGACCGTCCCGCTGGAGCGTTACACCGAAGCCGAGGTCTTCTTCGGCAGCTGA
- a CDS encoding ABC transporter permease has protein sequence MQQSTSGTTVTLDPDSGLTATELAERYGLAVSGARPKLLAYLRQLWSRRHFIWAYASARLISTYTNARLGQIWQVLTPLANAGVYLLVFGLLLGTSRGIDNFIAYLCTGIFIFTYTQQTVTTAARSIGDNLNLIRAVHFPRATLPLTAVLVQLQQLGPSIAVLAVIMLVTGEGIDLSWLLVVPALILQTIFGTGLAMTVARWAARTSDLSQLLPFVTRTWLYASGVFYSFDRLPADMPDWVVAVLQANPMAIYIDLVRYAMMDSMGGDPPAYLWPAAAGWAVVMGVVGFVYFWRAEEEYGRG, from the coding sequence ATGCAGCAGTCGACCAGCGGCACGACCGTGACGCTGGACCCGGACAGCGGGCTGACCGCTACCGAGCTCGCCGAACGCTACGGACTGGCGGTCAGCGGAGCGCGCCCGAAACTCCTCGCCTACCTCAGACAGCTGTGGTCACGACGGCACTTCATCTGGGCGTATGCCAGCGCCCGGCTGATCTCGACTTACACCAACGCCCGGCTGGGACAGATCTGGCAGGTCCTCACACCGCTCGCCAACGCGGGCGTCTACCTGCTGGTCTTCGGTCTGCTGCTGGGCACCAGCCGTGGGATCGACAACTTCATCGCGTACCTGTGCACCGGGATCTTCATCTTCACCTACACCCAGCAGACGGTGACCACCGCCGCCCGGTCGATCGGCGACAACCTCAACCTGATCCGCGCGGTGCACTTCCCCAGGGCCACCCTGCCGTTGACCGCGGTGCTGGTGCAGTTGCAACAGCTCGGGCCGTCGATCGCCGTACTCGCGGTGATCATGCTGGTCACCGGAGAGGGCATCGACCTGAGCTGGCTGCTGGTGGTTCCCGCCCTGATCCTGCAGACCATCTTCGGCACCGGACTGGCGATGACGGTCGCCCGGTGGGCGGCCAGGACCAGCGACCTGTCGCAGCTGCTGCCGTTCGTCACCCGCACCTGGTTGTACGCCTCGGGGGTGTTCTACAGCTTCGACCGGTTGCCCGCCGACATGCCCGACTGGGTCGTCGCCGTGCTGCAGGCCAACCCGATGGCGATCTACATCGACCTGGTGCGGTACGCCATGATGGACTCGATGGGCGGCGACCCACCCGCCTACCTGTGGCCGGCGGCGGCCGGCTGGGCGGTGGTGATGGGCGTGGTGGGCTTCGTCTACTTCTGGCGCGCGGAAGAGGAGTATGGCCGTGGCTGA
- a CDS encoding DUF2203 domain-containing protein, whose protein sequence is MFTLAQARHLMATLRPRIDELVVLRADLAELRADLANGADSPHGGLAEVKGLEARIYGILDEINEHDIQVKGVAPVLLDFAGELDGRPVLWCWLEGDGEIRWYHRLECGFSGRRRI, encoded by the coding sequence GTGTTCACCCTCGCCCAGGCGCGCCACCTGATGGCCACCCTGCGTCCCCGGATCGACGAACTCGTCGTCCTCCGCGCCGACCTGGCCGAGCTGCGGGCCGATCTGGCCAACGGTGCGGACAGTCCGCATGGCGGGTTGGCGGAGGTCAAGGGCTTGGAGGCGCGGATCTACGGGATCCTTGACGAGATCAACGAACACGACATCCAGGTCAAGGGCGTCGCTCCGGTACTGCTCGACTTCGCCGGTGAGCTGGACGGCCGGCCGGTGTTGTGGTGCTGGCTGGAGGGTGACGGCGAGATCCGTTGGTACCACCGGCTGGAATGCGGCTTCTCCGGCCGTCGCCGGATCTGA
- a CDS encoding glycosyl hydrolase family 18 protein has product MRRSIRRAIWAGALVAVTTAAAVPVTAAFGAGSVSASFTATSDWGSGHEVRVTVANGSDAAVSTWRIEFDLPSGTTISSFWDADVTRSGNRYTAVKKSWAGSLAPGASFSWGYIGTGAYRAPQNCTINGVSCAGGPAPTTAPPTTAPPTTAPPTTAPPTTAPPPTTAPPPGNQKVVGYFTQWGVYARNYHVRNIHTSGSAAKMTHILYAFGNTTGGRCTIGDSYADYEKAYTAAESVDGVADTWDQPLRGNFNQLRKLKRMYPHIKVIWSFGGWTWSGGFTQAAQNPAAFAESCYNLVEDPRWADVFDGIDIDWEYPNACGLTCDASGPNAFKNVISALRNRFGSAALVTAAITADGSNGGKIDATDYAGAAGNLNWIMPMTYDYFGAFNAQGPTAPHSPLTSYAGIPQQGFWSDAAIQKLKSKGIPANKLLLGIGFYGRGWTGVTQTAPGGTATGPAPGTYEQGIEDYKVLKNTCPATGTIAGTAYAKCGSNWWSYDTPATIGGKMSYARGQGLGGAFFWELSGDTGNGELVTAIRNGLG; this is encoded by the coding sequence ATGAGAAGATCCATCCGCCGTGCGATCTGGGCCGGTGCCCTGGTCGCCGTGACCACGGCGGCCGCCGTTCCGGTCACCGCCGCGTTCGGTGCCGGCTCCGTCTCGGCCAGCTTCACCGCCACCTCGGACTGGGGCAGCGGGCACGAGGTCCGGGTCACCGTCGCCAACGGGTCGGACGCCGCGGTGAGCACCTGGCGGATCGAGTTCGACCTGCCCTCGGGGACGACGATCAGCAGCTTCTGGGACGCCGACGTCACTCGTAGCGGCAACCGCTACACGGCGGTGAAGAAGAGCTGGGCCGGCAGCCTCGCGCCGGGTGCCTCGTTCAGCTGGGGCTACATCGGCACCGGGGCCTACCGGGCACCGCAGAACTGCACGATCAACGGCGTCTCGTGTGCCGGTGGACCGGCCCCGACCACCGCGCCACCGACCACCGCGCCACCGACGACGGCCCCGCCGACCACCGCGCCACCCACGACGGCACCGCCACCGACCACGGCGCCGCCGCCAGGCAACCAGAAGGTGGTCGGGTACTTCACCCAGTGGGGTGTGTACGCCCGGAACTACCACGTACGCAACATCCACACGAGTGGGTCGGCAGCGAAGATGACCCACATCCTGTACGCCTTCGGCAACACCACCGGCGGCCGGTGCACGATCGGGGACAGCTACGCCGACTACGAAAAGGCCTACACCGCCGCCGAGAGCGTCGACGGCGTGGCCGACACCTGGGACCAGCCACTGCGGGGCAACTTCAACCAGCTGCGCAAGCTCAAGCGGATGTATCCGCACATCAAGGTGATCTGGTCGTTCGGGGGTTGGACCTGGTCCGGCGGCTTCACCCAGGCGGCGCAGAACCCGGCCGCGTTCGCCGAGTCCTGCTACAACCTGGTCGAGGACCCGCGCTGGGCCGACGTCTTCGACGGCATCGACATCGACTGGGAATATCCGAACGCCTGCGGGCTCACCTGCGACGCCAGCGGCCCGAACGCGTTCAAGAACGTGATCTCGGCACTGCGGAACCGGTTCGGCTCCGCCGCGCTGGTCACCGCGGCGATCACCGCCGACGGCAGCAACGGCGGCAAGATCGACGCCACCGACTACGCCGGAGCCGCCGGCAACCTCAACTGGATCATGCCGATGACGTACGACTACTTCGGTGCCTTCAACGCGCAGGGACCGACCGCGCCGCACTCACCGCTGACCTCGTACGCCGGGATCCCGCAGCAGGGCTTCTGGTCGGACGCGGCGATCCAGAAGCTCAAGAGCAAGGGCATCCCGGCGAACAAGCTGCTGCTGGGCATCGGCTTCTACGGCCGGGGCTGGACCGGGGTCACCCAGACCGCGCCGGGCGGCACCGCGACCGGTCCGGCACCGGGCACCTACGAGCAGGGCATCGAGGACTACAAGGTGTTGAAGAACACCTGCCCGGCGACCGGCACGATCGCCGGGACCGCGTACGCCAAGTGCGGCAGCAACTGGTGGAGCTACGACACCCCGGCCACGATCGGCGGCAAGATGAGCTACGCCCGTGGCCAAGGGCTCGGTGGGGCGTTCTTCTGGGAACTGTCCGGCGACACCGGCAACGGCGAGTTGGTCACCGCGATCCGTAACGGCCTCGGCTGA
- a CDS encoding GntG family PLP-dependent aldolase has protein sequence MIDLRSDTVTRPTDGMRAAMAAAEVGDDVYGEDPTVNVLQAEVAALFGHEAALFAPTGTMTNQVALQLLVPRGGELLCDADAHVVTYEAAAAAAYGGISSRTWPAAGGDLDADLVTAMIRPDGYGAVPTRAVAVELTHNRSGGEIVGLDVLRRLRAVTAEAGVALHCDGARIWNAHVVTGVPLASYGALFDTLSVCLSKGLGAPVGSLLVGSAERIAEARRLRKRLGGGMRQAGVLAAAGRYALRHHLGRLADDHVRAARLAQALAPYGVVDPARVRTNIVRLDLSKAVVDAPALAAAARADGVGVSVVGPDAARLVTHLDVDDPAVDRAAEVLIGILDR, from the coding sequence CTGATCGACCTGCGGTCCGACACGGTGACCCGGCCGACCGACGGCATGCGGGCCGCGATGGCCGCCGCCGAGGTCGGCGATGACGTGTACGGCGAGGACCCGACCGTCAACGTGCTGCAGGCCGAGGTGGCCGCGCTCTTCGGCCACGAGGCCGCCCTGTTCGCCCCGACCGGGACGATGACCAACCAGGTCGCCCTGCAGCTGCTGGTGCCGCGCGGTGGCGAACTGCTCTGCGACGCCGACGCACACGTGGTCACCTACGAGGCCGCGGCCGCCGCCGCGTACGGTGGAATCTCCTCACGGACCTGGCCGGCGGCCGGCGGCGACCTCGACGCGGACCTGGTCACGGCGATGATCCGTCCCGACGGGTACGGCGCCGTGCCGACCCGCGCCGTAGCCGTCGAACTGACCCACAACCGGTCCGGTGGCGAGATCGTCGGGCTGGACGTGCTGCGGCGGCTGCGCGCCGTCACCGCCGAGGCCGGCGTCGCCCTGCACTGCGACGGTGCCCGGATCTGGAACGCGCACGTGGTCACGGGTGTCCCGCTGGCCAGCTACGGAGCGCTGTTCGACACGCTGTCGGTCTGCCTGTCCAAGGGGCTCGGCGCGCCGGTCGGTTCACTGCTGGTCGGCAGCGCGGAGCGCATCGCCGAGGCCCGGCGGTTGCGCAAACGGTTGGGCGGTGGGATGCGCCAGGCCGGCGTGCTCGCCGCCGCCGGTCGGTACGCGCTGCGGCACCACCTGGGTCGGCTCGCCGACGACCACGTTCGCGCGGCCCGGCTGGCTCAGGCCCTGGCCCCGTACGGTGTCGTCGACCCGGCCCGGGTCCGCACCAACATCGTCCGGCTCGACCTGTCGAAGGCCGTCGTGGACGCGCCCGCCCTGGCCGCCGCCGCGCGGGCCGACGGCGTCGGTGTCTCGGTGGTCGGCCCGGACGCGGCCCGGCTGGTCACCCATCTCGACGTCGACGACCCCGCCGTGGACCGGGCCGCCGAGGTTTTGATCGGCATTCTCGACCGCTGA
- a CDS encoding deoxyribonuclease IV, with product MAGDNQVDPGRLIGSHTPTSGGLARAALPYADAAGSQVVQVYVGNSRGWALPDGDPAQDVAFRDGCADRGLPAYVHASLLVNLGSPTAATVERSTATLEHALRRGREIGADAVVFHAGSAVDDGYADTAMRQVRAALLPLLDAADAADGPMLLVEPSAGGGRSLASRVEHLEPYLAAVDWHPRMGVCFDTCHAWAAGHDLAAPGGMTATLDALVTAVGADRLRLVHANDSRDPCGSTRDRHETIGKGAIGMGAFAELMAHPATAGVPVLVETPTEKHLGHAADIATLRQLT from the coding sequence ATGGCAGGAGACAACCAGGTCGACCCGGGTCGGCTGATCGGGTCGCACACGCCGACCTCCGGCGGGCTGGCGCGGGCCGCGCTGCCGTACGCCGACGCCGCCGGCTCGCAGGTGGTGCAGGTGTACGTCGGCAACTCACGCGGTTGGGCGCTACCCGACGGTGACCCGGCGCAAGACGTCGCGTTCCGCGACGGCTGTGCCGACCGTGGCCTGCCCGCCTACGTGCACGCCTCGCTGCTGGTGAATCTGGGCTCGCCGACGGCCGCCACCGTCGAGCGGTCCACCGCCACCCTGGAGCACGCGTTGCGCCGGGGCCGGGAGATCGGCGCCGACGCGGTGGTCTTCCACGCTGGCAGCGCGGTCGACGACGGATACGCCGATACGGCGATGCGCCAGGTACGGGCAGCACTGCTGCCCCTGCTGGACGCGGCCGACGCGGCGGACGGGCCGATGCTGCTGGTCGAGCCGAGCGCCGGTGGCGGCCGGTCACTGGCCTCCCGGGTCGAACATCTGGAGCCCTACCTGGCGGCGGTCGACTGGCATCCCCGGATGGGGGTCTGTTTCGACACCTGCCACGCCTGGGCCGCCGGCCACGACCTTGCGGCCCCCGGCGGGATGACGGCGACTCTGGACGCGCTGGTCACGGCGGTCGGCGCGGATCGACTGCGGTTGGTGCACGCCAACGATTCCCGCGACCCGTGCGGGTCGACCCGGGACCGGCACGAGACGATCGGCAAGGGCGCCATCGGGATGGGCGCGTTCGCCGAGCTGATGGCCCACCCGGCGACCGCCGGCGTGCCGGTGCTGGTCGAAACCCCGACCGAGAAACACCTGGGGCACGCCGCCGACATCGCCACCCTGCGGCAGCTGACGTGA
- a CDS encoding TetR/AcrR family transcriptional regulator, with translation MQVDGKRAPAGAAVLREEVTQAIRTAVFEELASVGYGRMSIEAVARRAGVGKTAVYRRWASKLDMVIEIVSAVAVKVTTIPDTGTLRGDLELVLSFAARALRHPLASQIVPDLLAEAARNPAIAQTLQTALRDSQRDIGTLVASRAVRRGELADDTDPDLLVDLMVGPLYWRLAVARTPLPARYVSQVADAVAAALTAGRVEPARRDALPDQG, from the coding sequence ATGCAGGTCGACGGAAAGCGAGCTCCCGCCGGTGCCGCGGTGCTGCGCGAAGAGGTGACGCAGGCGATCCGAACCGCCGTCTTCGAGGAACTGGCCTCGGTCGGCTACGGCCGGATGTCGATCGAGGCGGTGGCGCGGCGGGCCGGGGTCGGCAAGACCGCTGTCTACCGGCGGTGGGCCTCGAAGCTGGACATGGTGATCGAGATCGTGTCGGCGGTCGCCGTGAAGGTCACCACGATCCCCGACACCGGCACCCTGCGCGGTGACCTCGAACTGGTGCTGTCGTTCGCCGCCCGCGCCCTGCGACATCCCCTGGCCAGTCAGATCGTGCCGGACCTGCTCGCCGAGGCGGCCCGCAACCCGGCGATCGCGCAGACCCTGCAAACCGCCCTGCGCGACAGCCAACGCGACATCGGAACCCTGGTGGCGAGCCGGGCGGTACGACGCGGCGAACTCGCCGACGACACCGATCCCGACCTGCTGGTCGACCTGATGGTGGGCCCGCTGTACTGGCGGCTGGCGGTGGCCCGGACGCCGTTGCCGGCACGCTACGTCAGTCAGGTGGCGGACGCCGTCGCCGCCGCCCTGACCGCCGGCCGGGTGGAGCCCGCCCGGCGCGACGCGCTTCCCGACCAAGGCTGA
- a CDS encoding ABC transporter ATP-binding protein — translation MAVADPAGTVPTPGTGRIPTVIVDNLHVVYRINTGGGGRTSPAAALRRIATGKRAPTVREVHAIRGVSFVAYRGEAIGLIGSNGSGKSTLLRAVAGLLPPHRGKVYTQGQPSLLGVNAALMNDLTGERNVVLGCLAMGMTPAEVKEKYDGIVEFSGINERGDFISLPMRTYSSGMGARLRFSIAAAKSHDVLMIDEALATGDAAFQRRSEERVRELRAEAGTVFLVSHSNKSILDTCERSIWLESGEIRMDGPSEEVVRAYVDHVNRK, via the coding sequence ATGGCCGTGGCTGACCCGGCGGGCACCGTACCCACCCCCGGCACCGGCCGGATTCCCACGGTGATCGTGGACAACCTGCACGTCGTCTACCGGATCAACACCGGCGGCGGTGGCCGGACCAGCCCGGCCGCCGCGTTGCGCCGGATCGCCACCGGCAAACGGGCCCCGACGGTACGCGAGGTGCACGCCATCCGGGGGGTGAGCTTCGTGGCGTACCGGGGTGAGGCGATCGGCCTGATCGGCAGCAACGGGTCCGGCAAGTCGACCCTGCTGCGCGCGGTCGCCGGACTGCTGCCGCCGCACCGGGGCAAGGTCTACACCCAGGGTCAGCCGTCCCTGCTCGGGGTGAACGCCGCGCTGATGAACGACCTCACCGGTGAACGTAACGTCGTACTCGGCTGTCTTGCCATGGGGATGACCCCGGCCGAGGTCAAGGAGAAGTACGACGGCATCGTGGAGTTCTCCGGCATCAACGAACGTGGCGACTTCATCTCGCTGCCCATGCGGACCTACTCCTCCGGCATGGGCGCCCGGCTGCGGTTCTCCATCGCCGCGGCGAAGAGCCACGACGTGCTCATGATCGACGAGGCGCTGGCCACCGGCGACGCCGCGTTCCAGCGACGCAGCGAGGAACGGGTCCGCGAGCTGCGGGCCGAGGCCGGCACCGTCTTCCTGGTCAGCCACAGCAACAAGTCGATCCTGGACACCTGCGAACGCAGCATCTGGCTGGAGTCCGGCGAGATCAGGATGGACGGTCCGAGCGAAGAGGTCGTGCGGGCGTACGTCGACCACGTCAACCGCAAGTGA